From a region of the Balaenoptera ricei isolate mBalRic1 chromosome 11, mBalRic1.hap2, whole genome shotgun sequence genome:
- the ACKR2 gene encoding atypical chemokine receptor 2 isoform X1: MVCCTWKILVDSRLSLCRELQPWMCPPTMAATASPLTPTAKVASSENSSSFYDYEYYLHDVAFMLCRKDEVLSFGRVFLPLFYGLIFVLGLGGNLLLLVVLLRYVPRRRMTEIYLLNLAISNLLFVVTLPFWGISVAWHWVFGSFLCKVVSTLYTVNFYSGIFFISCMSLDKYLEIACAQPHHRLRTRAKSLLLAAAVWAVALAASVPDMVFVRTHENAPGVWDCFADFGGHGTIWKLFLRFQQNLLGFLLPLLTMIFFYSRIGSVLARLRPPGQSRALRMAIGLVVAFFVLWFPYNVTLFLHSLLDLQVFGDCTVSQRLDYALQVTESIAFLHCCFTPVLYAFSSRRFRQYLKALLATVLRRHQAPYLAQAPPSSYSESSRLSGQEDITGMNDLGERQAEGSPDKGDAGKNSA; encoded by the coding sequence AGCTCCAGCCCTGGATGTGTCCTCCCACCATGGCCGCCACCGCCTCTCCTCTGACACCCACCGCCAAGGTGGCCAGTTCTGAGAACAGCAGCTCCTTCTATGACTATGAGTACTACCTGCACGACGTGGCCTTCATGCTCTGCAGGAAGGACGAGGTGCTGTCGTTCGGCAGAGTCTTTCTGCCCCTCTTCTATGGCCTGATCTTTGTGCTGGGCCTGGGCGGGAACCTCCTTCTCCTAGTGGTCTTGCTCCGGTATGTGCCTCGAAGGCGGATGACCGAGATCTATCTGCTGAACCTGGCCATCTCCAACCTCCTGTTTGTGGTGACGCTGCCCTTTTGGGGCATCTCTGTGGCCTGGCATTGGGTCTTTGGGAGCTTCTTGTGCAAGGTGGTAAGCACCCTCTACACCGTTAACTTCTACAGTGGCATCTTCTTCATCAGCTGCATGAGCCTGGACAAGTACCTGGAGATTGCTTGCGCTCAGCCTCACCACCGGCTGAGGACCCGGGCCAAGAGCCTGCTCCTCGCAGCTGCCGTGTGGGCTGTGGCCCTGGCTGCCTCCGTCCCCGACATGGTCTTTGTGAGGACGCATGAGAACGCCCCAGGCGTGTGGGACTGCTTTGCGGATTTTGGGGGGCATGGGACCATCTGGAAGCTCTTCCTCCGCTTCCAGCAGAACCTCCTGGggtttctcctccccctccttacCATGATCTTCTTCTATTCCCGCATTGGCTCTGTCCTGGCCAGGCTGAGGCCCCCAGGCCAGAGCCGGGCTCTGAGGATGGCCATAGGCCTGGTGGTGGCCTTCTTTGTGCTGTGGTTCCCGTACAACGTCACCTTGTTTCTGCACTCGCTGCTGGACCTGCAAGTCTTTGGGGACTGCACGGTCAGCCAGCGCCTGGACTACGCGCTGCAGGTGACAGAGAGCATCGCCTTCCTCCACTGCTGCTTCACCCCCGTCCTCTATGCGTTTTCCAGCCGCCGCTTCCGCCAGTACCTCAAGGCTCTCCTGGCCACTGTGCTCCGACGACACCAGGCTCCTTACCTTGCCCAGGCCCCACCGTCCAGCTATTCTGAGAGTAGTAGGCTCAGTGGCCAAGAAGATATAACTGGCATGAATGACCTCGGGGAGAGGCAGGCTGAGGGCTCCCCCGACAAGGGGGACGCGGGGAAGAATTCAGCCTGA
- the ACKR2 gene encoding atypical chemokine receptor 2 isoform X2: MCPPTMAATASPLTPTAKVASSENSSSFYDYEYYLHDVAFMLCRKDEVLSFGRVFLPLFYGLIFVLGLGGNLLLLVVLLRYVPRRRMTEIYLLNLAISNLLFVVTLPFWGISVAWHWVFGSFLCKVVSTLYTVNFYSGIFFISCMSLDKYLEIACAQPHHRLRTRAKSLLLAAAVWAVALAASVPDMVFVRTHENAPGVWDCFADFGGHGTIWKLFLRFQQNLLGFLLPLLTMIFFYSRIGSVLARLRPPGQSRALRMAIGLVVAFFVLWFPYNVTLFLHSLLDLQVFGDCTVSQRLDYALQVTESIAFLHCCFTPVLYAFSSRRFRQYLKALLATVLRRHQAPYLAQAPPSSYSESSRLSGQEDITGMNDLGERQAEGSPDKGDAGKNSA, from the coding sequence ATGTGTCCTCCCACCATGGCCGCCACCGCCTCTCCTCTGACACCCACCGCCAAGGTGGCCAGTTCTGAGAACAGCAGCTCCTTCTATGACTATGAGTACTACCTGCACGACGTGGCCTTCATGCTCTGCAGGAAGGACGAGGTGCTGTCGTTCGGCAGAGTCTTTCTGCCCCTCTTCTATGGCCTGATCTTTGTGCTGGGCCTGGGCGGGAACCTCCTTCTCCTAGTGGTCTTGCTCCGGTATGTGCCTCGAAGGCGGATGACCGAGATCTATCTGCTGAACCTGGCCATCTCCAACCTCCTGTTTGTGGTGACGCTGCCCTTTTGGGGCATCTCTGTGGCCTGGCATTGGGTCTTTGGGAGCTTCTTGTGCAAGGTGGTAAGCACCCTCTACACCGTTAACTTCTACAGTGGCATCTTCTTCATCAGCTGCATGAGCCTGGACAAGTACCTGGAGATTGCTTGCGCTCAGCCTCACCACCGGCTGAGGACCCGGGCCAAGAGCCTGCTCCTCGCAGCTGCCGTGTGGGCTGTGGCCCTGGCTGCCTCCGTCCCCGACATGGTCTTTGTGAGGACGCATGAGAACGCCCCAGGCGTGTGGGACTGCTTTGCGGATTTTGGGGGGCATGGGACCATCTGGAAGCTCTTCCTCCGCTTCCAGCAGAACCTCCTGGggtttctcctccccctccttacCATGATCTTCTTCTATTCCCGCATTGGCTCTGTCCTGGCCAGGCTGAGGCCCCCAGGCCAGAGCCGGGCTCTGAGGATGGCCATAGGCCTGGTGGTGGCCTTCTTTGTGCTGTGGTTCCCGTACAACGTCACCTTGTTTCTGCACTCGCTGCTGGACCTGCAAGTCTTTGGGGACTGCACGGTCAGCCAGCGCCTGGACTACGCGCTGCAGGTGACAGAGAGCATCGCCTTCCTCCACTGCTGCTTCACCCCCGTCCTCTATGCGTTTTCCAGCCGCCGCTTCCGCCAGTACCTCAAGGCTCTCCTGGCCACTGTGCTCCGACGACACCAGGCTCCTTACCTTGCCCAGGCCCCACCGTCCAGCTATTCTGAGAGTAGTAGGCTCAGTGGCCAAGAAGATATAACTGGCATGAATGACCTCGGGGAGAGGCAGGCTGAGGGCTCCCCCGACAAGGGGGACGCGGGGAAGAATTCAGCCTGA